The following coding sequences are from one Gimesia chilikensis window:
- a CDS encoding NAD(+)/NADH kinase, protein MSESPLNLMFLLRDQSAHIQTAWDQIHAYLQSQSSVYVSAVSVIEDFTPDDSEADLVVVLGGDGAILRACRQMGLNQLPMIGVNLGRLGFLADLTPDGFCKNFAQIVERKYRIVEHLMFECKHYLADGSVNTYLGLNEVVISSAGAMSMIDVELTVNNELVTTYSGDGLIISTPVGSTAHSLSAGGPILKQDLQAFVITPICPHTPTNRPLVDNANALYSLSSPNAPEGAMLVIDGQIKVPYASGDRLELKRAPVAFKLARIPGFNYYTRLNRKLGWGGQPKYGAE, encoded by the coding sequence ATGTCTGAGTCTCCTTTAAATTTAATGTTCCTCCTGCGGGATCAAAGCGCACACATTCAGACTGCCTGGGATCAGATCCACGCATACCTGCAGTCCCAGTCTTCGGTCTATGTCTCAGCGGTCTCTGTGATCGAAGATTTCACTCCCGACGATTCCGAAGCTGACCTGGTAGTGGTCCTGGGGGGCGACGGTGCGATCCTGCGGGCCTGTCGCCAGATGGGACTGAATCAGCTGCCGATGATTGGTGTGAACCTGGGTCGGCTGGGATTTCTGGCAGACCTGACCCCGGACGGGTTCTGTAAGAACTTTGCCCAGATCGTGGAACGCAAGTATCGGATCGTCGAGCACCTGATGTTCGAATGCAAGCACTATCTGGCGGATGGATCGGTGAATACCTACCTGGGACTCAACGAGGTCGTGATCAGTTCTGCCGGGGCGATGTCGATGATCGACGTCGAATTGACGGTGAATAACGAGCTGGTGACGACCTACAGTGGTGACGGGCTGATCATCAGTACGCCCGTGGGATCGACCGCGCACAGTCTTTCTGCGGGGGGCCCGATTTTGAAACAGGACCTGCAGGCGTTTGTGATCACTCCGATCTGTCCGCATACGCCGACCAACCGGCCGCTGGTTGATAATGCAAACGCCCTGTATTCACTGTCTTCCCCGAATGCACCGGAAGGAGCGATGCTGGTGATTGACGGGCAGATCAAGGTTCCCTATGCCTCTGGTGACCGCCTGGAACTGAAGCGGGCTCCGGTGGCGTTCAAACTGGCCCGGATTCCGGGATTCAACTACTATACGCGTCTGAATCGCAAGCTGGGCTGGGGAGGCCAGCCGAAATATGGAGCTGAATAG
- a CDS encoding sugar phosphate isomerase/epimerase family protein, giving the protein MKYGLNMLLWTSDVNESHFGLLEQIKGWGYDGVELPVFEADEKKFAQVGNKLEELGLGRTAVTVCTPDENPISSDPAIREAGLNRLKRMIDMCAASGATHLCGPIHSALGEFSGSGRTPEEWKYGQEILAQAADHAQANNVILVCEYLNRFECYFLNTAEDCSQFTREVNHPNLKMMYDSFHANIEEKSITEAVKVCADQMVHVHISENDRSTPGEGGVNWDETFAALKEINYDGWFTIEAFGLALPDLAAATRIWRKMFPTEEHLATKGLEFMKTRWEG; this is encoded by the coding sequence ATGAAGTACGGCTTAAACATGCTGCTGTGGACCTCCGATGTGAATGAGTCCCATTTCGGACTGCTCGAGCAGATCAAAGGCTGGGGCTATGATGGCGTCGAGCTGCCTGTCTTTGAGGCGGATGAGAAAAAATTCGCTCAGGTCGGAAACAAACTGGAAGAACTCGGTCTGGGCCGCACCGCCGTCACCGTCTGCACGCCGGATGAGAACCCGATCTCCAGCGATCCCGCCATCCGCGAAGCCGGCCTGAATCGTCTTAAACGCATGATCGATATGTGTGCCGCCTCCGGAGCCACTCACCTCTGTGGCCCCATTCACTCTGCACTCGGCGAATTCTCCGGCTCCGGTCGCACACCTGAAGAATGGAAGTACGGCCAGGAAATCCTCGCCCAGGCCGCCGACCACGCCCAGGCCAACAACGTGATCCTGGTCTGTGAATACCTCAACCGCTTTGAATGCTACTTCCTCAATACTGCGGAAGACTGTTCCCAGTTCACCCGAGAAGTGAATCATCCGAACCTCAAGATGATGTACGATTCCTTCCACGCCAACATCGAAGAGAAAAGTATTACCGAAGCCGTCAAAGTCTGTGCCGATCAGATGGTCCACGTGCACATCTCCGAAAACGATCGCTCCACCCCCGGCGAGGGGGGCGTCAACTGGGACGAAACCTTCGCTGCACTCAAAGAAATCAACTACGACGGCTGGTTCACCATCGAAGCCTTTGGTCTGGCCCTGCCCGACCTGGCCGCAGCCACCCGCATCTGGCGGAAGATGTTCCCCACCGAAGAGCATCTGGCAACCAAGGGCCTCGAATTCATGAAGACCCGCTGGGAAGGCTAA
- a CDS encoding sulfite exporter TauE/SafE family protein: MKGQSSASPLRQLWPFCLWLVLFYAVWLTVVLLTDGWDTLRAHWPIAVSMALGSYIAGSTPMGGGTVGFPVLVLFFDMPGSLGRNFGLAVQSVGMVSASIYILSARRPLDWGLLKPALAGALVGTPLGAALIAPFVPDLWVKLTFAVVWCSFGIMHLVKLKELVAAEGVSDRWRRYDTPLGLTVGITGGIVASITGVGIDMMVYATLVLLYRADLKVAIPTSVLLMAFTSVVGIFSNLLLSRFHPGLYHMDPEVYANWLAAAPIVALGAPFGALVVNLISRTPTLLLVSLLCIVQFVWTIMHERVTGVALLAALGSVLAMNALFHVLYRCGRGEASLDRPGLAAGLPPVELVGDERVE, from the coding sequence ATGAAAGGTCAGAGTTCCGCTTCTCCGTTACGCCAACTGTGGCCGTTCTGTTTGTGGCTGGTCCTGTTTTATGCAGTCTGGCTGACGGTGGTTCTGCTGACTGATGGCTGGGACACGCTGCGTGCTCACTGGCCGATCGCCGTATCGATGGCACTGGGTTCTTATATCGCCGGTTCGACCCCGATGGGGGGCGGCACTGTCGGTTTTCCGGTACTGGTCCTGTTTTTTGATATGCCCGGTTCCCTGGGACGGAACTTTGGTCTGGCTGTCCAGTCGGTGGGGATGGTCTCGGCCAGCATTTATATTCTCTCGGCGCGACGGCCGCTCGACTGGGGACTGCTGAAACCGGCGCTGGCGGGTGCCCTGGTGGGAACACCACTGGGTGCTGCTTTGATTGCCCCCTTTGTTCCGGATCTGTGGGTCAAGCTGACGTTCGCGGTGGTCTGGTGCAGTTTCGGTATCATGCATCTGGTAAAGCTGAAAGAACTGGTGGCCGCCGAGGGAGTCAGTGACCGCTGGCGGCGCTACGATACTCCGCTGGGACTGACCGTCGGTATTACGGGGGGCATCGTGGCTTCGATTACCGGCGTGGGGATTGACATGATGGTCTATGCGACACTGGTGCTGCTGTACCGGGCCGATCTGAAGGTGGCGATTCCGACCTCGGTGCTGCTCATGGCGTTTACGTCGGTTGTGGGTATCTTTTCGAACCTGCTGCTGTCACGGTTCCACCCCGGTCTGTATCACATGGATCCGGAAGTGTATGCCAACTGGCTGGCCGCGGCCCCGATTGTCGCCCTGGGAGCGCCCTTTGGTGCACTGGTGGTGAACCTGATTTCCCGCACGCCGACGCTGCTGCTGGTGTCGCTGCTGTGTATCGTGCAGTTCGTGTGGACGATCATGCATGAACGGGTGACCGGAGTGGCCCTGCTGGCGGCACTGGGGAGCGTGCTGGCGATGAATGCCCTGTTTCATGTTCTGTACCGGTGTGGGCGCGGGGAGGCGTCGCTGGATCGTCCGGGTCTGGCTGCGGGATTGCCGCCGGTGGAACTGGTGGGGGATGAGCGGGTGGAGTGA
- a CDS encoding MarR family winged helix-turn-helix transcriptional regulator has protein sequence MNPRASQTESQRVSFDSPEQEVFLQLWRTYDCLKVLEESLFVQFELSPQQYNVLRLLQMAAPETVQTMELGRRLISRCPDTTRMLDRLEKRGLVQRSRLPENRRVVEVAITEEGQTLLKRMEKAVVQMHGQQLGHLSDSEQQRLIRLLQKARAPHEDASCDWLDSL, from the coding sequence ATGAATCCACGAGCCAGCCAAACCGAATCGCAGCGTGTGAGCTTTGACTCACCCGAACAAGAGGTCTTCCTGCAGCTCTGGCGGACGTATGACTGCCTGAAGGTGCTGGAAGAGTCGCTGTTTGTCCAATTTGAACTTTCACCGCAACAGTACAACGTTTTGCGGCTGCTACAGATGGCAGCCCCGGAAACGGTACAGACCATGGAGCTGGGCCGCCGGCTGATTTCCCGCTGTCCGGATACCACCCGCATGCTGGACCGCCTTGAGAAACGGGGCCTGGTGCAGCGGAGTCGGTTACCCGAAAACCGCCGCGTGGTGGAGGTGGCCATTACGGAGGAGGGGCAGACCCTGCTCAAACGGATGGAGAAAGCGGTGGTGCAGATGCACGGGCAGCAGCTGGGGCATTTGAGTGACAGCGAACAGCAACGGCTGATTCGGCTGCTCCAGAAAGCACGTGCGCCGCATGAGGATGCCAGTTGCGACTGGCTGGATTCGCTGTAG
- a CDS encoding potassium channel family protein yields the protein MKRFVVIGLGNFGFSVARTLYEGGHDVIAIDLNETLVDRLASLISHAVVGDGTDFDTLVRISAKEADAAIVSTGDDITASILATMALHDLKIKDIYVKVVSNDHARVMDRIGVTDIVFPERDSAISLATRMTGSALLNYVKLGKGFSLQEMGVPNDWMGKSIRELKLRQEYDITIVAVHDILTDKIIASPDPDKLLNDTDTLLVAGEDKILDQIANIS from the coding sequence ATGAAACGTTTTGTGGTCATCGGACTGGGCAACTTCGGATTTTCCGTAGCACGCACCCTCTATGAAGGGGGGCATGACGTGATTGCCATCGATCTCAATGAAACGCTGGTCGATCGGCTGGCGTCGCTGATTTCGCACGCGGTGGTCGGCGACGGAACCGACTTCGATACGCTGGTGCGCATCAGTGCCAAAGAGGCGGACGCGGCGATCGTGTCGACCGGAGATGACATTACCGCCAGCATCCTGGCTACGATGGCGCTGCACGATCTGAAAATCAAGGACATCTATGTCAAAGTCGTGTCGAATGATCATGCCCGCGTGATGGACCGCATCGGCGTGACTGATATCGTCTTTCCGGAACGTGATTCCGCGATCAGCCTGGCAACCCGCATGACCGGTTCCGCACTTCTGAACTACGTCAAACTGGGGAAAGGCTTCAGCCTGCAGGAGATGGGTGTGCCCAACGACTGGATGGGGAAATCGATCCGCGAACTCAAGCTGCGGCAGGAATACGATATTACCATCGTCGCCGTCCACGATATTCTGACGGATAAGATCATCGCCTCGCCCGACCCGGACAAGCTGTTGAATGACACGGATACGCTGCTGGTCGCCGGTGAAGACAAGATTCTGGATCAGATCGCCAATATTTCCTGA
- a CDS encoding TrkH family potassium uptake protein: protein MRHAMTPNRWLAPAELFLSSFIALIILGSLGLKFLPGIYQGEPLNWTDAIFTSTSAVCVTGLIVVDTATYFTLRGQALILLLIQLGGLGMLILTSVIITALGRKISLNLESVTADSRKLIPQVSARLLITNILKFTFLIEAAGAFFLYCLWVPRLGWKGAAWPAVFHSVSAFCNAGFSTNSNSLINYQDSPGTLLVISVLIILGGLGFVTMQELNLRFAQRQRSLPRIKRLSVHSQLVLWTSFILILGGWLLFAGFEWNGLLAEMSLTDKLTNSLFLSVTPRTAGFNSIDYEQATDSTNLLTMILMMIGGSPSSTAGGLKTTTFALLGLLAWSKLRSQTTTTFASRSIPDETIQRGTGLFVISTSVVVTGVFLMSSIGDFHGYEQRFLVRLFETISAFNTVGLSMGLTDSLSLPSRWVLIFLMFAGRTGPLVIASALIVRLAHRSKFRLAYEDVIVG from the coding sequence GTGCGACACGCAATGACTCCCAATCGGTGGCTGGCCCCCGCGGAACTGTTTCTCAGTTCCTTCATCGCACTCATCATCCTGGGATCCCTCGGGCTGAAATTCCTGCCGGGCATCTACCAGGGAGAACCCCTGAACTGGACCGATGCGATCTTTACGTCCACCAGTGCCGTCTGTGTGACCGGACTGATTGTCGTCGATACGGCGACGTACTTCACCCTGCGGGGCCAGGCGCTGATCCTGCTGCTGATTCAGCTGGGTGGCCTGGGGATGCTGATTCTGACCAGTGTGATCATCACCGCGCTGGGGAGAAAAATTTCGCTGAACCTGGAATCGGTAACCGCGGATTCCCGCAAACTGATCCCGCAGGTCTCGGCGCGGCTGCTGATCACTAACATTCTGAAATTTACATTTCTGATTGAAGCGGCCGGAGCATTCTTTCTGTATTGTTTGTGGGTGCCCCGCCTGGGCTGGAAGGGGGCTGCCTGGCCTGCAGTGTTCCATTCCGTGAGTGCCTTCTGTAATGCGGGCTTTTCGACGAACAGCAATTCGCTGATCAACTACCAGGATTCTCCCGGGACACTGCTGGTGATTTCGGTCCTGATCATTCTGGGCGGGCTGGGCTTCGTAACGATGCAGGAACTTAACCTGCGGTTCGCCCAACGTCAGCGGTCACTGCCCCGGATCAAGCGTCTGTCCGTGCACAGTCAGCTGGTGTTGTGGACCTCCTTCATTCTGATTCTCGGCGGCTGGTTGTTGTTTGCCGGCTTTGAATGGAACGGTCTGCTGGCTGAGATGTCTCTGACCGACAAGCTGACTAACTCGCTGTTTCTGAGCGTCACGCCCCGGACAGCGGGGTTCAACTCGATCGACTACGAGCAGGCGACCGACAGTACGAACCTGTTGACGATGATCCTGATGATGATTGGCGGCTCCCCCAGTTCAACGGCCGGTGGGTTGAAAACGACCACCTTCGCACTACTGGGGCTGCTGGCGTGGTCCAAACTGCGTTCGCAGACCACGACCACATTCGCCAGCCGCTCGATTCCGGATGAAACCATTCAGCGGGGTACCGGCTTATTTGTGATCTCCACATCGGTTGTCGTGACGGGAGTCTTCCTGATGTCGTCGATTGGAGATTTCCATGGATACGAGCAGCGGTTCCTGGTGCGGCTGTTTGAAACGATCAGTGCGTTCAATACCGTGGGACTTTCGATGGGACTGACCGATTCGCTGTCGTTACCTTCGCGGTGGGTGCTGATATTTTTGATGTTTGCGGGACGCACCGGGCCTCTGGTGATCGCATCCGCGTTGATTGTGCGACTGGCCCATCGGAGTAAATTTCGACTGGCTTACGAAGATGTCATCGTGGGTTAG
- a CDS encoding calcium/sodium antiporter, with translation MLLAFIAIIAGLALLIWSTDRFIDGAAATSRYFGMSPLLIGMVVVGFGTSLPEMVVSVISASEGNAGVALGNAYGSNITNIALILGLTALINPLTVQSKILRKELPVLGGCTLLSAWQIWDGHISRLDAIVLLSVFAFLMGWTIWQAVRNPTDELEAEMERELSSHTMPIRSAVIWLLVGLVLLVVSSRMLVWGAVFLARYFGVSDLIIGLTIVAAGTSLPELASSIIATRKGEFDIAVGNVIGSNMFNTLAVVGLAGVIHPISVNGEVFSRDVMVMLALTFSLFILGRGWGGPGRINRYEGALLLACYIGYTWWLIRSALL, from the coding sequence ATGTTGCTTGCCTTTATCGCGATTATCGCCGGACTCGCATTATTGATCTGGAGTACAGACCGCTTCATCGATGGTGCTGCTGCGACGTCACGCTATTTTGGTATGTCCCCCCTGTTGATCGGCATGGTCGTTGTCGGCTTTGGTACTTCGCTGCCTGAAATGGTGGTCTCAGTCATCTCCGCCTCCGAAGGGAACGCCGGCGTCGCTCTCGGGAATGCTTACGGATCGAATATTACCAATATCGCCCTGATCCTCGGTCTGACAGCGCTCATTAATCCACTGACGGTACAGTCCAAGATCCTCCGCAAAGAATTACCTGTTCTGGGCGGTTGTACCCTGCTCTCTGCCTGGCAGATCTGGGATGGACACATCAGTCGTCTGGATGCAATTGTCCTCTTATCGGTCTTTGCCTTCCTCATGGGCTGGACGATCTGGCAGGCCGTCCGCAATCCGACCGACGAACTCGAAGCCGAAATGGAACGCGAACTCTCCAGTCATACCATGCCCATCCGCAGCGCCGTAATCTGGCTGCTCGTCGGACTGGTACTGCTGGTCGTCAGTTCCCGGATGCTGGTCTGGGGGGCTGTTTTCCTGGCCCGCTACTTTGGCGTGAGTGACCTGATTATCGGCCTGACGATCGTGGCCGCAGGCACTTCACTGCCCGAACTGGCGTCTTCGATCATCGCCACCCGCAAAGGGGAATTTGACATCGCCGTCGGCAATGTCATCGGCTCCAACATGTTCAACACGCTGGCCGTGGTCGGCCTGGCTGGGGTGATTCACCCGATTTCCGTGAATGGAGAAGTCTTTTCCCGCGACGTGATGGTCATGCTGGCGCTGACCTTTTCCCTGTTCATTCTGGGACGTGGCTGGGGAGGCCCGGGACGCATCAACCGTTACGAAGGTGCTCTGCTTCTGGCCTGTTACATCGGCTACACGTGGTGGCTCATCCGTAGTGCCCTGCTCTGA
- the lpxA gene encoding acyl-ACP--UDP-N-acetylglucosamine O-acyltransferase, which translates to MRVHPTAYIHPDAVVHPTCHIGPHVVIEGPVRIGANCHLGPSVVVMGNTDIGSDCQIHAHAVIGDTPQDRKYTGAISYCRIGQGCVIRESVTIHRASIAQATTVVGNDCHLMTCSHVAHDCILADEVTLVSGALLGGHVQIGPQAIISGNVGIHQFVRVGQLAMLGGVAMISRDVPPFTMTDHQGEIIGLNAVGLARRGISTAEQQDLKTLFKVVCRSGMSHSRSIELAAELAQTDIGRQFVEFFQAETLRGFSRFRGKKSRSRKNLVPPVQHPPLAE; encoded by the coding sequence ATGCGCGTCCATCCAACTGCTTATATCCATCCCGATGCCGTCGTCCACCCGACGTGTCACATCGGCCCCCACGTCGTCATTGAGGGCCCGGTGCGTATCGGAGCCAACTGTCACCTGGGACCCTCCGTGGTCGTCATGGGAAATACAGACATCGGCTCCGATTGTCAAATTCATGCCCACGCCGTCATCGGAGATACGCCCCAGGACCGAAAATATACCGGGGCGATCAGCTACTGTCGCATTGGCCAGGGCTGTGTGATTCGTGAGTCGGTCACCATCCACCGGGCCAGTATCGCACAGGCGACGACGGTCGTCGGCAACGACTGTCACCTGATGACCTGTTCCCACGTGGCCCACGACTGCATCCTGGCGGATGAAGTCACACTCGTCAGCGGTGCCCTGCTCGGCGGTCACGTGCAGATCGGACCCCAGGCAATCATTTCCGGCAACGTCGGCATTCATCAGTTTGTACGCGTCGGACAACTCGCCATGCTGGGAGGCGTTGCCATGATCAGCCGCGATGTCCCCCCCTTCACGATGACGGATCACCAGGGCGAAATCATCGGCCTGAATGCCGTCGGTCTGGCGCGGCGGGGCATTTCAACCGCAGAGCAACAGGATCTGAAAACCCTGTTCAAGGTGGTCTGTCGCTCGGGAATGTCTCACTCACGCTCCATAGAGCTGGCAGCCGAACTGGCGCAGACCGACATCGGTCGCCAGTTCGTGGAATTCTTCCAGGCAGAGACACTGAGGGGCTTCAGTCGCTTTCGAGGCAAAAAATCACGCTCTCGGAAAAACCTGGTCCCCCCGGTTCAGCATCCCCCGCTCGCTGAGTAA
- a CDS encoding potassium channel family protein: MLKHIIEKRLPLFVEFFSSFMRYASYVREVIVALLLILLLGAFLIWRFENLSFGDAVYFSMITGLTIGYGDITPETPMGKIISVGIGLVGMIVVGLVIAIATRSLHETAKRHMDLEHEASGSEHHKST; encoded by the coding sequence ATGCTGAAGCACATCATCGAGAAACGACTGCCTTTGTTTGTTGAATTCTTCAGTTCGTTTATGCGCTACGCCTCGTATGTCCGCGAAGTCATTGTGGCCCTGCTGTTGATTCTGCTACTGGGGGCTTTCCTGATCTGGCGGTTTGAGAACCTGAGCTTCGGAGACGCCGTCTATTTCTCGATGATTACCGGTCTGACCATCGGCTATGGTGATATAACGCCCGAGACGCCGATGGGGAAAATCATCAGCGTGGGGATAGGCCTGGTAGGGATGATTGTCGTCGGATTAGTTATTGCCATCGCGACGCGGTCCCTGCATGAGACAGCGAAACGGCACATGGATCTGGAACACGAAGCGTCAGGTTCAGAGCATCACAAATCTACTTGA
- a CDS encoding alpha/beta hydrolase: MLSALKNTFLTALLLPVLCSVSVYAQTPRLNPDDLLQYRDGSGKVQKVTTPDDWKQRRQEIIRGMETVMGPFPGDDQRVPLDIEVLEEVKLDNYTRKLITYQSGPDSRTPAYLCIPHTASQDHKVPAVLCLHPTDNKVGHKVALGLGGRAGRNYAAELAERGYVTIAPAYPHLANYWPNLGKLGFVSGTMKAIWDNSRAIDLLASLDTVDMSQGVGAIGHSLGGHNAIYTAVFDPRVTAIVSSCGFDSYRDYYDAAERVWYFGKGWCQIRYMPRMSDYRGRLDEIPFDFTELLGVMAPRPVYVNAPLHDSNFRWKSVDKCANAARPIYELLDAKGKLVIDHPDCDHNFPEEQRQKAYQLFDTVLKK, encoded by the coding sequence ATGCTCTCTGCTCTCAAAAATACGTTCCTCACCGCTCTGCTGCTCCCCGTCCTCTGTTCGGTTTCCGTCTACGCACAAACACCGCGGCTCAATCCTGATGACTTGCTCCAGTACCGTGACGGATCCGGAAAAGTTCAGAAGGTCACCACACCGGACGACTGGAAACAACGCAGGCAGGAAATCATTCGCGGTATGGAAACGGTCATGGGCCCCTTCCCGGGTGACGATCAACGGGTTCCGCTCGACATCGAAGTCCTCGAAGAGGTCAAGCTCGACAACTACACGCGCAAGCTGATTACCTACCAGTCCGGCCCCGATTCCCGTACGCCCGCCTATCTCTGTATTCCTCACACCGCCAGTCAGGATCACAAGGTCCCCGCGGTCCTCTGTCTGCATCCCACCGACAACAAGGTCGGCCATAAGGTCGCCCTCGGGCTGGGAGGCCGCGCCGGTCGTAATTACGCCGCCGAACTCGCGGAACGCGGCTATGTCACCATCGCCCCTGCCTACCCGCATCTTGCGAATTACTGGCCCAACCTGGGCAAACTCGGCTTTGTCAGCGGTACGATGAAAGCCATCTGGGATAACTCCCGCGCCATCGACCTGCTGGCATCTCTGGACACAGTCGATATGAGCCAGGGTGTCGGCGCCATCGGACACTCCCTGGGCGGCCACAACGCGATCTACACCGCCGTCTTCGATCCCCGCGTCACCGCCATCGTTAGCAGCTGCGGCTTCGATTCCTATCGCGACTATTATGACGCCGCCGAACGCGTCTGGTATTTCGGCAAAGGCTGGTGCCAGATCCGCTACATGCCCCGCATGTCAGACTACCGCGGTAGACTCGACGAAATCCCCTTCGATTTCACCGAACTGCTCGGCGTCATGGCCCCCCGCCCGGTCTACGTCAACGCGCCCCTGCACGATTCCAACTTCCGCTGGAAAAGCGTCGACAAATGCGCAAACGCAGCCCGCCCCATCTACGAACTGCTGGACGCCAAAGGCAAACTCGTCATCGACCACCCGGACTGCGATCACAACTTCCCGGAAGAACAACGACAGAAAGCCTATCAACTCTTCGATACGGTACTGAAGAAGTAA